TAACATACATTCATTGAATAAGTGATTATGAAAGTGTTCTTACTCAGAGAACCCTTGAGTTTAGCTTGGCTTGAGGCTTGGCTTTATTAAATCATCGTGGTTCTAGTATGAATCTGGAGTTTCAATTGATTCATGGGATCTCAACAAGTGAATTCCTATACTAAATATATATAATAGTTAAAGAAGATAAATAAATAGTTAAATAAGAGTCAATACACATTACAAAAAAAAACAAGAAATCAAATTAAAAATAAATAGGAAAGAGAAGATTCAAGAGGCCTGTAATAATCAACATCAAAAAAGACGGATGAGCCAACTTGATATTTTTAGGCCTTATCATACAAAAAATACAAAGAATAGATTTCCAATTTTTTTTACTTCGTATCTTTGGGTCGGAGTAAATCAAGCGGCTAAGCTAAGAAGTTTTTAACTTTCTATTACATATCTGTTGAAATCAACATTTGTATGTTTCTGCTTGAGCCGTACGAGATGAAATTCTCATATACGGTTCTCCGAGGGGAGTTTCCTGGTTTTGGGTTACCTATCTCAATAAAGTATATGATTGGTTTGAGGAACGTCTCGAGATTCAGGCGATTGCAGATGATATAACTAGTAAATATGTTCCTCCTCATGTCAACATATTTTATTGTTTAGGGGGGATCACACTTACTTGTTTTTTAGTACAAGTAGCTACAGGTTTTGCTATGACTTTTTACTACCGTCCGACTGTTACAGAGGCTTTTTCATCTGTTCAATACATAATGACTGAGGCCAACTTTGGTTGGTTAATCCGATCAGTTCATCGATGGTCGGCTAGTATGATGGTTCTAATGATGATTCTTCACGTATTTCGTGTGTACCTTACAGGTGGATTTAAAAAACCCCGCGAATTAACTTGGGTTACAGGTGTGGTTTTGGCTGTATTGACCGCATCTTTTGGTGTAACTGGTTATTCCTTACCTCGGGATCAAATTGGTTATTGGGCAGTCAAAATTGTGACGGGCGTACCCGAAGCTATTCCTGGAATAGGATCGCCTTTGGTAGAGTTATTACGTGGAAGTGCTAGTGTGGGCCAATCTACTTTAACTCGTTTTTATAGTTTACACACTTTTGTATTGCCTCTTCTTACTGCCGTATTTATGTTAATGCATTTTCCAATGATACGTAAGCAAGGAATTTCTGGTCCTTTATAGAATCATAGATATTTGTAATTGATCATATCATACTGGCGAGGAACGATAGACAATAATATTTCATCATTGCTAGAAATATGGATTATTGAAAAAGTAAGACATGTTATTTGGATATTTTTCTTCAACTTAAAAATATTGTATTCCTTATTTGATATAAATAGTTGAAGTAGATTTTCCGAGTATAGGGTGGATTATGGGAGTGTGTGACTTGAACTATTGATTAGGCCATGCAGATATATTATTTTATCTGCCACGTTGGAATGAATTCACAGCCAAATGTGTCTCCGCATCCAACCATCATGTAAGCCCTTTATGTACTTATGTAGTAGAGGATAGGCCGGTTCGCTTGAGGAGAGCCTTTTCCATGATCATACCTGAATGATGTTATGCATGAACAGGCTCCGTAAGATCCCATAGAATAAAATAAGTGATGTGGCATGATTCAATGTTATGTTTATTACACTTCCTTATTTATAGTATAGAAATGCATTCATTTCCTCTGCATCGATCCCGATCCATAATACTATCGGAGTGAAATAGGGGATCTAAGGAAGAACAGAGGCTAGACTTTATTAGTAACAAGTAAATACTTTGTATGTAAAAAAATCGAGATGTTGTGGGGGTAAACACAAATAAAAAGACATAAGACAATCCAAAAAGCACTTGATTATGATCAAATTTATAAGCCTACTTGGATATTGAGCATTTACCTGTAAGAACTGAATTAATTGCAATGAATAGGTCCAACTCTATAAAAAAAATGGAATCTGGTAAATACTTTCTTACATGGAGTCATTATATATGATATGTGGGGATATGTATGAGATATGGATTTTATATGGATCTATTTATACCAATCCTTTCATTCTTGCTCGAGCCGGATGATGAAAAATTATCATGTCCGGTTCCTTCGGGGGATGTATCCATAAGAATTCACCTATCCTAATAACAAAGAAACCTGATTTGAACGATCCTGTATTAAGAGCTAAATTGGCTAAAGGGATGGGACATAATTACTATGGAGAACCCGCATGGCCCAACGATCTTTTATATATTTTTCCAGTAGTAATCCTAGGTACTATTGCATGTAATGTAGGCTTAGCGGTTCTAGAACCGTCAATGATTGGTGAACCGGCGGATCCGTTTGCAACTCCTTTGGAAATATTACCTGAATGGTACTTCTTTCCCGTATTTCAAATCCTCCGCACAGTAACCAATAAGTTATTAGGTGTTCTTTTAATGGTTTCGGTACCAACGGGATTGTTGACAGTACCTTTTTTGGAGAATGTTAATAAATTCCAAAATCCATTTCGTCGTCCAGTAGCTACAACAGTTTTTTTGATCGGTACCGCAGTAGCTCTTTGGTTAGGTATTGGAGCAACATTACCTATTGATAAATCCCTAAGTTTAGGTCTTTTCTAAATTGATTCAACCCTAAAATACCATAATGTAGCTATCTAAGGAATAGTGACTTCAAAGTCACTGTTCCTTAGATACATTAATTTTTTTATGATCATTCCACGAAAATACGAATTGTGTCAAAAAAGAAAAACCCATTTTTTCTTTTTCTTTCGATTTTTAATTTTTATTAGAAAAAAAGATTAAATAATTACAATGGATTTAAAAAAAATGAAAACTTATTCTTAGGTAAATCAATTTAGAAATGCTTTCGTAAAGTGTCTGATATCTCTTTCACATCTTCTATCCCAATTCTCATAAGATCTTCTTTACTCTTGCTCAAAAGTTCTAATAGTGTATGTATATTCGACCTTTTGAGACAATTATAGGTCCGATAAGGTAATTCTGATTGGTCAATAAAAATACATTTCAATGGAATTTCTTTTTTGTTTTTCTTTAGATTAGTTAATCTATCTTGAAAAGTAAAAATCGGTAGAATAAACCTGTTTTTATTTTCTTTTAATTTAAAATTAATGTCCTCTTCTTCCCCATGTAGAAAAGGAATAAATAAATCAATCAAATTACGAGAAGCTTCATAAAGTGCTTCCTTAGGAGTTAAACTTCCATTTGTCCATATTTCTAGAAAGAGTATCTCTTCTTTTTCCTTCCCATTCCCATAAGAATGAATACTATGATTCGCATTTCGAACAGGCATAGATACAGCATCTATAGGATAACTTCCATCTTGAGAGTTAATTGTTGGTTTTGTACAATATCCGCGATCTCTCCTTATTTGTA
This genomic stretch from Zingiber officinale chloroplast, complete genome harbors:
- the petB gene encoding cytochrome b6 produces the protein MSKVYDWFEERLEIQAIADDITSKYVPPHVNIFYCLGGITLTCFLVQVATGFAMTFYYRPTVTEAFSSVQYIMTEANFGWLIRSVHRWSASMMVLMMILHVFRVYLTGGFKKPRELTWVTGVVLAVLTASFGVTGYSLPRDQIGYWAVKIVTGVPEAIPGIGSPLVELLRGSASVGQSTLTRFYSLHTFVLPLLTAVFMLMHFPMIRKQGISGPL
- the petD gene encoding cytochrome b6/f complex subunit IV, yielding MGVTKKPDLNDPVLRAKLAKGMGHNYYGEPAWPNDLLYIFPVVILGTIACNVGLAVLEPSMIGEPADPFATPLEILPEWYFFPVFQILRTVTNKLLGVLLMVSVPTGLLTVPFLENVNKFQNPFRRPVATTVFLIGTAVALWLGIGATLPIDKSLSLGLF
- the rpoA gene encoding RNA polymerase alpha subunit, with translation MVREEVVGSTRTLQWRCVESRIDSNRLYYGRFILCPLMKGQADTMGIAMRRALLGEIEGTCITCAKSEKVPHEYSTIVGIEESVHEILLNLKEIVLRSNIHGVRDASIYVKGPKYVTAQDIISPPSVEIVDTTQHIANLTEPIDLCIGLQIRRDRGYCTKPTINSQDGSYPIDAVSMPVRNANHSIHSYGNGKEKEEILFLEIWTNGSLTPKEALYEASRNLIDLFIPFLHGEEEDINFKLKENKNRFILPIFTFQDRLTNLKKNKKEIPLKCIFIDQSELPYRTYNCLKRSNIHTLLELLSKSKEDLMRIGIEDVKEISDTLRKHF